A stretch of Paenibacillus mucilaginosus 3016 DNA encodes these proteins:
- a CDS encoding class I SAM-dependent methyltransferase: MSEHYYTEKPTTGHDLGQVEEELRGRTYAFATDAGVFSKKGVDYGSKLMIETMEFPADARVLDVGCGYGPIGLAAAAMAGQGQVTMVDINERAIELAKRNAQRNSIRNVRILQSDLLAEVAGESFDVVLTNPPIRAGKETVHRIFEQAHSVLTDGGALWVVIQKKQGAPSAVAKLESIFASVEEVERDRGYWILKATK, encoded by the coding sequence GTGTCAGAACATTACTATACCGAGAAGCCGACCACAGGTCATGATCTCGGTCAGGTGGAAGAGGAGCTGCGTGGACGCACCTATGCATTTGCTACCGATGCCGGTGTTTTCTCCAAAAAGGGTGTGGATTACGGTTCTAAGCTGATGATAGAAACGATGGAGTTTCCAGCCGATGCAAGGGTGCTGGATGTCGGCTGCGGTTATGGACCGATCGGATTGGCTGCAGCCGCTATGGCCGGCCAAGGGCAGGTAACCATGGTGGATATCAATGAACGGGCGATTGAGCTGGCCAAGCGGAATGCCCAGCGCAACAGTATACGTAACGTACGCATTCTGCAGAGTGATCTGCTGGCTGAAGTGGCCGGGGAATCGTTTGACGTCGTATTGACTAATCCGCCGATTCGGGCAGGGAAAGAAACGGTTCACCGGATTTTCGAACAGGCTCATTCGGTGTTAACCGATGGCGGGGCGCTATGGGTCGTTATCCAGAAAAAGCAGGGAGCCCCATCAGCTGTGGCCAAGCTCGAATCCATCTTCGCATCCGTGGAAGAAGTGGAGCGCGATCGGGGATATTGGATTTTGAAAGCTACGAAATAG
- the rplL gene encoding 50S ribosomal protein L7/L12: MSKEQILEAIKGMTVLELNDLVKAIEEEFGVTAAAPVAMVAGGGAAEVAEQTEFDVILTSAGASKINVIKVVREITGLGLKEAKDLVDNAPKPLKEKVAKEEAEAVKAKLEEAGASVEVK, translated from the coding sequence ATGAGCAAAGAGCAAATCTTGGAAGCCATCAAAGGCATGACCGTACTCGAACTGAACGATCTGGTTAAAGCAATCGAAGAAGAGTTCGGCGTAACAGCAGCAGCTCCAGTAGCAATGGTAGCTGGCGGCGGCGCAGCAGAAGTAGCAGAGCAAACTGAATTCGACGTAATCCTGACAAGCGCTGGCGCTTCCAAGATCAACGTTATCAAAGTTGTTCGCGAAATCACTGGCCTGGGTCTGAAAGAAGCAAAAGACCTGGTAGACAACGCTCCGAAGCCACTGAAAGAAAAAGTAGCTAAAGAAGAAGCTGAAGCGGTAAAAGCGAAGCTTGAAGAAGCAGGCGCATCCGTAGAAGTGAAGTAA
- the rplJ gene encoding 50S ribosomal protein L10: protein MANAKVIELKSQQVSEVSEKLKVSSCSIVADYRGLNVAQVTELRRQLREAGVEFQVLKNTLVRRATASAELSELDEFLTGPTAIAFSKDDIITPAKILTDFAKKNDKLSVKAGVVEGKVVDFNQIKALAELPSREGLLSMLLSVLQAPMRNFALAVKAVAEKQEGGAQEA from the coding sequence ATGGCAAATGCAAAAGTAATCGAGCTGAAATCGCAACAGGTATCGGAAGTATCCGAGAAGCTGAAAGTGAGCTCCTGCTCCATCGTCGCTGACTATCGTGGTCTGAACGTTGCTCAAGTTACCGAGCTCCGCAGACAACTGCGTGAAGCTGGCGTTGAGTTCCAAGTTCTGAAGAACACGCTGGTACGCCGTGCTACGGCATCCGCTGAACTGTCCGAACTGGATGAGTTCCTGACGGGCCCAACGGCGATCGCATTCAGCAAAGACGATATCATTACTCCAGCGAAAATCCTTACGGATTTCGCGAAGAAGAATGACAAGCTGAGCGTAAAAGCGGGTGTAGTTGAAGGCAAAGTTGTTGACTTCAACCAAATCAAGGCGCTGGCTGAACTCCCATCGAGAGAGGGTCTTCTGTCCATGCTCCTCAGCGTGCTCCAAGCTCCTATGCGCAACTTCGCCCTTGCGGTTAAAGCTGTGGCTGAGAAGCAAGAAGGCGGCGCTCAAGAAGCTTAA